In Kangiella profundi, one DNA window encodes the following:
- a CDS encoding S8 family serine peptidase, translating into MSFKLKIACAATLLAMGVTAHGANGLGNQANKAPTTAKGKERVIIKFKPGHGSNVKSAAARAGGELKVDLKKHDAFAIEVPTQALKGLRNNPNVEYIEPDLTRKLLSTNLDTTEVEPWGLARVEADLVSDANAGNRTVCIIDSGYDINHSDLSSNSVSGTNDSGTGNWYQPGGSHGTHVAGTIAAVANGSGVEGVLPNANVNLHIIKVFNESGWGYSSDLVSAVDDCVAAGSNIISMSLGGSGSSTTEGNAFSNYYSNGVLSIAAAGNGGDTSYSYPASYDDVVSIAAVDSGNQHANFSQRNDQVELAGPGEAILSSVAIGDGYLGQLVVGGVDYFDNGVVPQNFYNSSLQFDNGANVGSASGTLGVCSTSGTSYSCPSMVGKVCLVQRGENQADNTSSTENNYPEYRAVNACMDAGASGVVVYSNAARPGLQHPFLIDFDSKIGTTPVVSVDRATGLELANRAGQSVTMSKDGGQDWEYYNGTSMATPHVSAVAALAWSFHPSCTAAEIRSALQATAVDLDVSGVDNKTGYGLVKAQAAVDYLNASSCGGGTEPPPSGNELSKGVALTNLSGAQGSETFYTFEVPAGAADLTFDISGGSGDADLYVRYGADPTTSSYDCRPYKGGNTENCSFTSPQAGTWHVMIRGYQAYSGMSLVADYVDGGSTPINDTLSESNLSGAQGSKQYFTLDVPAGRSVVDIVMSGGSGDADLYVKFGSEPTTSSYDCRPYKYGNNESCSLTAQEGTYYIMLSGYSSYSGVSLEGSSN; encoded by the coding sequence ATGTCTTTTAAATTAAAGATAGCTTGCGCCGCAACACTATTGGCAATGGGCGTCACCGCTCATGGAGCTAATGGTCTCGGTAATCAGGCAAATAAAGCGCCAACCACAGCAAAAGGTAAAGAGCGCGTAATCATTAAATTTAAACCAGGGCATGGAAGCAATGTTAAATCCGCAGCGGCAAGAGCTGGCGGTGAACTTAAAGTAGACTTAAAAAAGCATGATGCTTTTGCCATTGAGGTCCCTACTCAGGCATTGAAAGGTTTACGCAATAATCCAAATGTTGAATACATCGAGCCCGATCTGACTCGTAAGTTGCTATCAACCAATCTTGATACTACTGAGGTTGAGCCATGGGGTCTGGCGCGAGTTGAAGCTGATTTAGTTTCTGATGCCAATGCTGGTAACCGTACCGTGTGTATCATCGACTCAGGTTATGACATTAACCATTCTGATTTAAGTTCGAATAGCGTTTCTGGTACCAATGATTCAGGAACCGGTAACTGGTATCAGCCAGGTGGTTCACATGGTACTCACGTGGCGGGAACTATTGCCGCAGTGGCTAACGGCTCTGGTGTTGAAGGGGTATTACCCAATGCGAATGTTAATTTGCACATCATCAAAGTCTTCAATGAGTCTGGTTGGGGTTACTCATCAGATTTGGTTAGTGCAGTAGACGACTGCGTTGCAGCCGGTTCGAATATCATCAGTATGAGTTTAGGTGGCAGCGGTTCCTCAACGACTGAGGGCAATGCCTTCTCTAACTACTACAGCAATGGCGTATTAAGCATCGCTGCAGCAGGTAACGGTGGTGACACTTCATACTCATACCCTGCGTCTTATGATGATGTCGTATCAATTGCGGCAGTTGACTCTGGTAATCAGCATGCCAACTTCTCACAACGAAATGATCAGGTTGAGCTAGCCGGCCCAGGTGAAGCAATCCTTTCAAGTGTTGCAATTGGTGACGGTTACTTAGGCCAGCTTGTTGTAGGTGGTGTGGATTATTTCGACAATGGCGTGGTTCCACAGAACTTCTATAACAGTAGCCTACAGTTTGATAATGGTGCCAACGTAGGCTCTGCTTCTGGGACATTAGGTGTTTGTTCAACCTCTGGTACCAGTTACAGTTGTCCTAGCATGGTGGGCAAAGTATGTTTGGTTCAACGTGGTGAAAACCAGGCTGATAACACCAGCTCAACAGAAAACAACTATCCAGAATATCGTGCGGTAAATGCCTGTATGGATGCCGGTGCTTCAGGCGTAGTAGTTTACAGTAATGCTGCTCGTCCTGGCTTACAGCACCCATTCCTGATCGATTTCGACAGTAAGATTGGTACCACACCAGTTGTTTCGGTTGACCGTGCAACAGGTTTGGAGCTTGCTAATCGCGCTGGTCAAAGCGTGACTATGTCGAAAGACGGTGGTCAGGATTGGGAATATTACAATGGTACGTCAATGGCAACGCCACACGTCAGTGCGGTAGCTGCATTGGCCTGGAGCTTCCATCCGAGTTGTACCGCAGCAGAAATTCGCAGTGCGCTACAAGCAACTGCCGTGGATCTGGATGTATCAGGTGTTGATAACAAAACAGGTTACGGTCTGGTGAAAGCTCAGGCTGCTGTAGACTATTTGAATGCTAGCAGTTGTGGCGGCGGTACAGAACCACCACCAAGTGGTAATGAATTGAGCAAGGGCGTAGCACTAACCAACCTAAGCGGTGCTCAGGGTTCTGAAACCTTCTACACATTTGAAGTTCCAGCAGGAGCTGCTGATCTGACTTTTGATATCAGCGGCGGTTCAGGCGATGCTGATTTGTATGTCAGATATGGCGCGGACCCAACAACCTCAAGCTATGACTGTCGTCCTTACAAAGGTGGCAACACGGAAAATTGTAGTTTCACTTCACCACAGGCCGGAACATGGCATGTCATGATTCGTGGCTATCAGGCATATTCAGGTATGAGCCTGGTCGCAGACTATGTTGATGGTGGTTCTACTCCAATCAATGACACCTTAAGCGAGTCAAACCTATCAGGTGCGCAAGGCAGCAAGCAGTACTTCACGCTTGACGTTCCAGCCGGGCGTTCAGTGGTTGATATCGTGATGTCAGGTGGTTCTGGCGATGCAGACTTATATGTTAAGTTCGGTTCTGAACCAACAACTTCAAGCTATGACTGTCGTCCATATAAGTACGGTAATAATGAGTCGTGTTCACTCACAGCTCAGGAAGGTACTTATTACATCATGCTTAGTGGCTACAGCAGCTATTCAGGTGTTAGTCTGGAAGGAAGTTCAAACTAG
- a CDS encoding 2-keto-4-pentenoate hydratase yields MKKALLGISLVFSSLVVACVSTNAPEKNPSADDLESAYQLQYQLVQGVAFPVIGYKAGLTSEAGQKKFNVSEPVAGALFQEGLAFDRSAYLLSNYTNLMLETEIGFILNQNITQLVTAEQLPAMIKSVVPVIELPDLRFEDPSSISGHGLIVNNVASNSVLVGKPVDVNSVDINQITTLLTRNGQTVIEGKATDAMGDQWQALAWLINRSLKTGYPVSEGNLLITGSLGPMIPAERGQYDADFGKLGKLAFSIR; encoded by the coding sequence ATGAAAAAAGCATTGCTCGGTATTAGCCTCGTTTTCTCGTCATTAGTTGTCGCATGCGTCTCTACGAATGCACCAGAAAAGAATCCATCGGCTGACGACCTAGAATCAGCTTATCAGCTACAATATCAATTAGTTCAAGGAGTTGCCTTTCCTGTCATAGGCTACAAGGCAGGACTAACCAGTGAAGCAGGGCAAAAGAAGTTTAATGTCAGCGAGCCAGTGGCTGGAGCCTTGTTCCAGGAAGGTCTTGCTTTTGACCGTAGCGCATATTTACTCAGCAATTACACCAACCTCATGCTGGAAACGGAAATTGGTTTTATTCTCAATCAAAACATTACCCAGCTAGTGACTGCAGAACAGCTACCCGCCATGATCAAAAGCGTGGTACCGGTGATCGAATTACCCGACCTTCGATTTGAAGATCCATCCAGCATTTCAGGACATGGCTTGATCGTTAATAATGTAGCATCTAATAGCGTTCTGGTAGGTAAACCGGTCGATGTAAACTCCGTCGATATTAATCAAATTACTACGCTACTTACACGAAATGGTCAGACGGTAATTGAAGGCAAAGCCACCGATGCCATGGGTGATCAATGGCAGGCACTGGCCTGGCTGATTAATCGTAGCCTAAAAACCGGTTATCCAGTCAGTGAAGGCAACTTGTTGATTACCGGCTCTTTAGGTCCGATGATCCCGGCCGAGCGAGGTCAATACGACGCCGACTTTGGTAAACTCGGTAAACTGGCTTTCTCCATTCGATAG
- the uvrD gene encoding DNA helicase II, translating into MDASSIIQPLNDAQKEAVTAPNKALLVLAGAGSGKTRVLVHRIAWLVQVERVSAHSILAVTFTNKAAKEMLGRVEDMLAMPARGMWIGTFHSIAHRLLRAHYRDAGLPEGFQILDAQDQLRVIKRVMKELNLDDNEWPPKQAQWFINAKKDDGLRPGDIHHHGDFFVSTMVKVYYAYEEACKRGGLVDFNELLLRAYELWANNPHLLKHYQDRFQHILVDEFQDTNAIQYAWIRLLCNDNNRITIVGDDDQSIYGWRGARIENIQQFEKDFPDCKVSRLEQNYRSTSTILKAANAVIANNQDRMGKSLWTEGNEGEPIILYSAFNEQEEARFIAARIEDWVQQGNSYDDIAILYRSNAQSRILEDAMLQKGIPYRIYGGLRFFERAEIKDTLAYMRLMANRDDDTSFERVVNQPARGLGEKSVDMIRMQARQDETSLWQAASKMVVEQLLPPRAKNALAGFLHLVNELETSTAELDLWEQTDIVIEHSGLLEMYSKEKGEKGQARKENLQELVNATREFDPDEAIPDETPDMTPLQAFIAHATLEAGETQADEYQESVQMMTLHSAKGLEFPLVFIAGVEEKLFPHQMSLDEPGGLEEERRLAYVGITRAMKQLYLTFAEKRRIFGRETYPQQSRFIREIPDELLTEVRLNTQVQRPVFNRSPKSPIQRKGPEGFYLGQLVKHPKFGKGIIINYEGDGPQASVQINFEKEGLKKLMLAYAKLEPVT; encoded by the coding sequence ATGGATGCCAGTAGCATAATACAACCCCTGAATGACGCCCAGAAAGAAGCGGTCACCGCGCCCAATAAAGCCTTGTTGGTGCTGGCCGGTGCCGGTTCGGGTAAAACTCGCGTCTTGGTTCACCGAATCGCCTGGCTGGTACAGGTGGAGCGCGTTTCTGCTCATTCTATATTGGCTGTGACTTTTACCAATAAAGCGGCCAAGGAAATGCTGGGTCGTGTTGAGGATATGCTGGCCATGCCTGCACGAGGTATGTGGATTGGAACTTTCCACAGTATTGCCCATCGCCTGTTGCGAGCTCATTATCGCGATGCAGGATTGCCCGAAGGCTTCCAGATTCTCGATGCACAGGATCAGCTAAGGGTTATCAAGCGGGTCATGAAAGAGCTCAATCTGGATGATAACGAATGGCCACCCAAGCAGGCACAATGGTTTATCAATGCCAAGAAAGACGATGGTCTGCGTCCCGGTGATATTCATCATCACGGTGACTTCTTTGTCAGTACTATGGTCAAAGTTTATTACGCCTACGAGGAAGCCTGCAAAAGAGGCGGCCTGGTCGATTTCAATGAGCTGCTGCTGCGAGCCTATGAATTGTGGGCCAATAATCCACATCTACTAAAACACTACCAGGATCGTTTTCAGCATATTCTGGTGGACGAGTTTCAAGATACCAACGCCATTCAGTACGCCTGGATTCGCCTGTTATGCAATGACAACAACCGGATTACCATTGTAGGGGATGATGACCAGTCGATTTATGGTTGGCGTGGCGCGCGCATCGAAAACATTCAGCAGTTTGAAAAAGATTTCCCGGACTGCAAGGTGTCTCGCCTTGAGCAGAACTATCGCTCCACCTCGACCATTCTAAAAGCAGCCAACGCGGTGATTGCCAACAACCAGGATCGCATGGGTAAGAGTTTATGGACTGAGGGCAACGAGGGCGAACCGATTATTCTGTATTCGGCGTTTAACGAGCAGGAAGAAGCTCGTTTTATTGCTGCCAGGATTGAAGACTGGGTGCAGCAGGGCAACAGTTACGACGATATAGCCATTCTGTACCGCAGTAATGCTCAGTCACGGATTCTGGAAGACGCGATGCTACAAAAAGGCATTCCTTACCGAATCTATGGCGGTTTACGCTTCTTCGAGCGTGCTGAAATTAAAGATACGCTGGCTTATATGCGCTTAATGGCCAATCGCGATGATGACACTTCCTTTGAACGGGTAGTGAATCAGCCGGCGCGAGGCTTGGGCGAGAAATCGGTTGATATGATTCGAATGCAGGCCCGTCAGGATGAAACCTCATTGTGGCAGGCGGCCAGTAAAATGGTGGTGGAACAGCTGTTACCACCTCGCGCCAAGAATGCTTTGGCCGGATTCCTGCATCTGGTCAATGAACTGGAAACCAGCACCGCAGAGCTGGATTTGTGGGAACAGACCGATATTGTGATTGAGCATTCTGGCTTGCTGGAAATGTACAGTAAGGAAAAAGGCGAGAAAGGACAGGCGCGTAAAGAGAACTTGCAGGAACTGGTTAACGCGACCCGTGAGTTTGACCCGGATGAAGCGATTCCTGATGAAACACCAGACATGACGCCACTACAGGCCTTTATCGCGCACGCGACTCTGGAGGCCGGTGAAACTCAGGCTGACGAATATCAGGAGTCTGTGCAGATGATGACGTTGCACTCGGCAAAAGGTCTTGAGTTCCCGCTGGTGTTTATTGCCGGTGTCGAAGAGAAGCTGTTCCCTCATCAGATGTCGCTGGATGAACCCGGTGGTCTGGAAGAAGAGCGTCGCCTGGCCTATGTGGGGATCACCCGTGCAATGAAACAGCTGTATCTGACCTTCGCAGAAAAGCGTCGCATTTTTGGTCGCGAAACCTATCCGCAACAATCGCGTTTTATCCGCGAAATCCCTGACGAACTGCTAACCGAAGTGCGACTAAATACTCAGGTGCAGCGTCCTGTGTTTAACCGCTCACCTAAATCACCGATCCAGCGCAAAGGCCCCGAAGGGTTTTATCTGGGGCAACTGGTTAAGCATCCGAAATTCGGTAAAGGGATCATTATCAACTATGAGGGCGATGGACCTCAGGCCTCCGTTCAGATCAATTTTGAGAAGGAAGGACTGAAAAAATTAATGCTGGCTTACGCTAAGCTTGAACCAGTAACATAA
- a CDS encoding S8 family serine peptidase, translating into MSFKVKMACAATLLALGSAAHAERVIVSYDSNGQGLKKGHQVKVEGKGWFAVELDENGKSAIRGKKGFKSMEADYKRFPMAIYNDDAGDPASQQLTPYAIYQSQADQLTLQPGQKVCVIDSGIAGGQGETGGKNFDFDWSVITGDSDSGTGDWFTDGGPHGTHVAGTVGAADNGFGVVGMAPGVPMHIIKVFNASGWGYSSDLAYAAEKCTQAGANIITMSLGGGGANSVEENAFNTFTNNGGLVLAAAGNDGNNVRSYPAGYKSVMMIGANDANNNIASFSQFPSNTKTSGRGGNQTTETDDGFGVEITAGGVDTLSTYPSGGATIASLTVDGVGVPTAATDNTGSVSGSTYFMGTAEATDSGANGKICVIDRGNISFADKINNCGNSGGIGAVVINNVAGEGVIYMDITGVTTNIPAVGTAYEDRSAIVGATNASINSGASDYGYMSGTSMATPGAAGVAALVWSNFPSCTGTEIREALKATAEDQGAPGRDDYFGYGIVKAKNAYDYLLANGCAGGDTDPTDNAPVASFDYSCTELSCSFTDGSSDDNGIATYSWNFGDGNSSTAVNPSHTFAADGTYTVTLTVTDSAGQSDSTSQTVTVAAGGDTGGDTIDLSANGYKVKGRHNIDLAWSGATSNDVDVYRNGSLIATTANDGAFTDSTNNRGGAVYNYQLCEAGTSTCSSEVTVVF; encoded by the coding sequence ATGTCTTTTAAAGTGAAGATGGCTTGCGCGGCCACATTATTAGCGCTAGGTTCAGCTGCACACGCTGAGCGTGTAATCGTTTCTTATGACAGCAATGGCCAAGGCCTTAAGAAAGGTCATCAAGTAAAAGTAGAAGGAAAAGGCTGGTTTGCCGTTGAGCTTGATGAGAATGGTAAAAGTGCCATCCGCGGTAAGAAAGGCTTCAAATCAATGGAAGCTGACTACAAGCGTTTCCCAATGGCTATCTATAATGATGATGCAGGTGATCCTGCAAGCCAACAATTGACGCCATATGCAATCTATCAGTCACAGGCTGATCAGCTAACATTGCAACCTGGACAAAAAGTGTGTGTTATCGATTCAGGTATCGCAGGCGGCCAAGGCGAAACTGGCGGCAAGAACTTTGACTTTGATTGGTCAGTAATCACTGGTGACAGCGATTCGGGTACTGGCGACTGGTTCACTGACGGTGGCCCACACGGTACTCACGTAGCTGGTACGGTTGGTGCAGCTGATAATGGCTTTGGTGTTGTAGGTATGGCGCCTGGCGTTCCAATGCACATCATCAAGGTATTCAATGCTTCTGGTTGGGGCTACTCATCTGACTTAGCTTACGCTGCAGAAAAATGTACTCAGGCTGGCGCGAACATCATCACCATGTCGCTAGGTGGTGGCGGTGCAAACTCAGTAGAAGAGAATGCATTCAACACTTTCACTAACAATGGTGGATTAGTTCTAGCAGCAGCTGGTAACGACGGCAACAACGTTCGTTCTTACCCAGCGGGCTATAAATCAGTCATGATGATTGGTGCTAACGATGCTAACAACAACATCGCGAGCTTCTCTCAGTTCCCATCAAACACTAAAACATCAGGTCGTGGCGGTAATCAAACCACAGAAACTGATGATGGTTTTGGTGTAGAAATTACGGCTGGTGGTGTTGATACGCTATCGACTTACCCATCGGGCGGCGCAACCATTGCCAGCTTAACGGTTGACGGTGTTGGTGTTCCTACAGCAGCAACTGACAATACAGGTTCAGTATCAGGTTCAACCTACTTCATGGGTACAGCTGAAGCGACTGATTCAGGTGCGAACGGTAAAATTTGTGTCATCGACCGTGGCAACATTTCTTTCGCTGACAAGATCAACAACTGTGGCAACTCAGGCGGTATCGGTGCGGTTGTAATCAACAACGTAGCTGGCGAAGGTGTTATCTACATGGATATTACGGGTGTTACCACCAATATCCCAGCTGTAGGTACAGCCTATGAAGATCGATCTGCAATCGTTGGCGCAACTAATGCGAGCATCAATTCAGGTGCAAGTGATTACGGTTATATGAGCGGTACTTCAATGGCAACTCCAGGTGCGGCCGGTGTAGCAGCTCTAGTATGGTCAAACTTCCCAAGCTGTACTGGTACTGAAATCCGTGAAGCGTTGAAAGCAACTGCGGAAGATCAGGGCGCACCAGGTCGTGATGACTACTTCGGTTACGGTATCGTTAAAGCGAAGAACGCTTATGATTACTTACTAGCTAACGGTTGTGCTGGTGGTGATACTGATCCAACTGATAACGCACCAGTAGCTAGTTTTGATTATTCTTGTACAGAACTAAGCTGTAGCTTTACGGATGGTAGTTCGGACGACAATGGCATTGCCACTTACAGCTGGAACTTCGGTGACGGTAATTCAAGTACAGCTGTTAATCCTAGTCATACCTTTGCTGCTGATGGTACTTACACTGTGACATTAACAGTAACCGATTCAGCAGGTCAGTCTGATAGCACTTCTCAAACTGTGACTGTTGCTGCAGGTGGTGATACAGGCGGCGATACCATCGACTTGAGCGCGAATGGTTATAAAGTAAAAGGCCGTCATAATATTGACCTGGCTTGGAGCGGCGCTACTTCAAATGACGTTGATGTCTATCGTAATGGTTCATTGATTGCTACAACAGCAAACGATGGTGCATTCACAGATTCAACTAACAATCGTGGTGGTGCTGTTTATAACTACCAACTTTGTGAAGCTGGTACTTCAACTTGTTCTTCAGAAGTAACCGTTGTCTTCTAA
- a CDS encoding S8 family serine peptidase: protein MSFKVKMACAATLLALGSAAHAERVIVSYDSNGQGLKKGHQVKVEGNGWFAVELDENGKSAIRGQKGFKSMEKDFQRFPMAIYNDDAGDPSAQQLTPYAVYQSQADQLVLQSGQKVCVIDSGIAGGQGETGGKNNDFNWSVITGDSDSGTGDWFTDGGPHGTHVAGTVGAADNGIGVVGMAPGVPMHIIKVFNAAGWGYSSDLAYAAEKCTQAGANIITMSLGGGGANSVEENAFNTFTNNGGLVLAAAGNDGNNVRSYPAGYKSVMMVGANDANNNIASFSQFPSNTKTSGRGKQATTETHDGYGVEVTAGGVDTLSTYPAGGAVIASLTVDGVGVPTAATDNTGSVSGATYFMGTAEVVDSGANGKICVIDRGNISFADKINNCGNSGGIGAVVINNVAGEGVIYMDITGVTTSIPAVGTAFEDRAAIVGAANASINSGASDYGYMSGTSMATPAVAGVAALVWSNHPTCTGTEIREALKATAEDQGAAGRDDYFGYGIVKAKAASDYITANGCQGGGTEPPPPPSGGDLQASGSRAKGGSQLDLVWSGFSGSNVDITITSGGSTVLQDTQVNDGAVSYSGASKNTTYTVTICESGTTTCAASFQL from the coding sequence ATGTCATTTAAAGTAAAGATGGCTTGCGCAGCCACATTATTAGCGCTAGGTTCAGCTGCACACGCTGAGCGCGTTATTGTTTCATACGATAGTAACGGTCAAGGCCTTAAGAAAGGCCATCAAGTAAAAGTAGAAGGTAATGGCTGGTTCGCCGTTGAGCTTGATGAGAATGGCAAAAGTGCTATTCGTGGCCAAAAAGGCTTCAAGTCAATGGAAAAAGATTTCCAACGTTTCCCAATGGCTATCTATAACGATGATGCTGGCGACCCAAGCGCGCAACAGCTAACTCCATATGCTGTTTATCAATCACAAGCTGACCAACTAGTACTTCAGTCTGGCCAGAAAGTATGTGTGATCGACTCAGGTATCGCAGGCGGCCAAGGTGAAACTGGCGGCAAAAATAACGACTTCAACTGGTCAGTAATCACTGGTGACAGCGATTCAGGTACTGGCGACTGGTTCACTGACGGTGGTCCGCACGGTACTCACGTAGCGGGTACAGTTGGTGCTGCTGATAACGGTATCGGTGTTGTGGGTATGGCTCCTGGCGTTCCAATGCACATCATCAAAGTATTCAACGCTGCTGGCTGGGGCTATTCATCTGACCTAGCATACGCTGCAGAAAAATGTACTCAAGCTGGTGCGAACATCATCACCATGTCACTAGGTGGCGGCGGTGCAAACTCTGTTGAAGAGAATGCATTCAACACTTTCACTAACAATGGTGGCCTGGTTCTAGCTGCGGCTGGTAACGACGGAAATAACGTTCGTTCATACCCAGCGGGTTACAAATCAGTGATGATGGTTGGTGCTAACGATGCTAACAACAACATCGCAAGCTTCTCTCAATTCCCATCAAACACTAAAACTTCAGGTCGTGGTAAACAAGCTACTACTGAAACTCATGACGGTTATGGCGTTGAAGTAACTGCAGGTGGTGTTGATACTCTTTCAACTTACCCAGCTGGCGGTGCTGTGATTGCTAGCCTTACAGTAGATGGCGTTGGCGTACCAACGGCAGCAACTGACAACACCGGTTCAGTATCTGGTGCGACTTACTTCATGGGTACAGCTGAAGTGGTTGATTCAGGCGCTAACGGTAAAATCTGTGTGATTGACCGTGGTAACATTTCTTTCGCTGACAAAATCAACAACTGTGGCAACTCAGGCGGTATCGGTGCGGTTGTAATCAACAACGTTGCTGGCGAAGGCGTTATCTACATGGACATTACTGGTGTAACTACTAGTATTCCTGCAGTTGGCACGGCATTTGAAGATCGTGCAGCTATCGTTGGTGCAGCGAATGCCAGCATCAATTCAGGTGCAAGCGATTACGGTTACATGAGCGGTACCTCAATGGCGACTCCAGCAGTAGCGGGTGTTGCAGCTCTAGTTTGGTCTAATCACCCAACCTGTACTGGTACTGAAATCCGTGAAGCCTTAAAAGCAACTGCGGAAGATCAGGGCGCAGCAGGTCGTGATGACTACTTCGGTTACGGAATCGTTAAAGCCAAAGCAGCGAGTGATTACATCACTGCAAACGGTTGTCAAGGCGGCGGTACTGAACCACCACCACCACCATCAGGCGGTGATCTACAAGCTTCAGGTTCTCGTGCTAAAGGCGGTAGCCAGTTGGATCTAGTATGGAGCGGTTTCTCAGGCTCTAACGTTGACATCACTATTACTTCAGGTGGCTCTACGGTCCTACAAGATACACAAGTGAATGACGGTGCAGTTTCTTATTCTGGCGCAAGCAAGAATACGACTTACACTGTGACAATTTGTGAGTCTGGCACAACAACCTGTGCAGCATCATTCCAATTATAA
- a CDS encoding D-2-hydroxyacid dehydrogenase, producing the protein MRAVFLDADTLGQWQDSDHQKAKVDLSPLTSCFDECKLYGLTSPEQRLERCQDADVIITNKVVIDRELMDQLPNLKAIQLAATGMNNIDLEAAKEKGIQCFNVADYSTFAVAQLTMQFILNFATRASDHFNLTRQGAWQESRMFTLTDFPTMEVADKTLVLIGYGNIAQQVEALAKAFGMRVLIANIPGRPMRENQVPLHTALPQANFVSIHCPLTKETKELVNKDFIDLMKTGSFIINTARGPIINEQDLADALKSGKLAGAGLDVLSVEPPSPDNPLLQNDVPSTCITPHIAWASHEAKIRLIDGMAENMKNFIASNQ; encoded by the coding sequence ATGCGCGCAGTTTTTCTTGATGCAGACACTTTGGGTCAATGGCAGGATAGTGACCACCAAAAAGCCAAAGTGGATTTATCACCACTTACCAGCTGTTTTGACGAATGCAAATTGTATGGACTAACCAGCCCGGAGCAGCGACTAGAGCGTTGCCAGGATGCTGATGTCATAATCACCAACAAGGTGGTTATTGATCGTGAGTTGATGGATCAACTGCCCAATCTTAAAGCGATCCAATTGGCTGCCACTGGCATGAACAACATTGATCTGGAAGCAGCTAAAGAAAAAGGCATCCAATGTTTTAATGTCGCCGACTACTCAACTTTTGCAGTAGCGCAGCTGACCATGCAGTTTATTTTAAACTTCGCCACCCGTGCCAGCGATCACTTCAATCTGACTCGTCAAGGTGCGTGGCAGGAAAGCCGCATGTTTACGCTTACTGATTTCCCAACCATGGAAGTGGCAGACAAAACATTAGTGCTGATCGGTTATGGCAACATCGCACAACAAGTTGAAGCGTTAGCCAAAGCATTTGGTATGCGCGTACTGATTGCCAATATTCCCGGACGACCCATGCGCGAGAATCAGGTACCACTGCATACCGCATTACCGCAAGCCAACTTTGTTTCCATCCACTGCCCATTGACCAAGGAAACTAAAGAGCTGGTCAACAAAGACTTTATAGATCTCATGAAAACCGGCAGCTTTATCATCAACACCGCACGCGGCCCTATTATCAATGAGCAGGATCTGGCGGACGCTCTCAAAAGTGGCAAACTCGCCGGCGCCGGACTCGATGTACTCTCCGTTGAACCACCAAGTCCGGACAATCCACTGTTACAAAACGATGTGCCTAGCACTTGCATTACGCCGCATATCGCCTGGGCCAGTCACGAAGCAAAAATTCGACTGATAGATGGTATGGCTGAAAACATGAAAAATTTTATAGCTTCAAATCAATAA